A portion of the Nomia melanderi isolate GNS246 chromosome 2, iyNomMela1, whole genome shotgun sequence genome contains these proteins:
- the LOC143174241 gene encoding uncharacterized protein LOC143174241 encodes MQINNLQHAVIYTDSMGTINAITNISAKAKHEIIQAIQEICTDLSHSNNHIILTWVPSHQGISGNEKADSMAKKATTDPETEIKKQIPFKDLLKSIYVTEEEEWNRIWTTSNRTKIHSTLNLNRKNRSILSRLRIGYAIITHEHLLKRTESTFCSTYYLRITTHLLYKCRRYQTEKLKYTLDPVTALTSEDHIRNTVNYPKETQLYNKI; translated from the coding sequence ATGCAAATAAATAATCTCCAACATGCTGTTATTTACACAGACTCCATGGGCACAATCAATGCAATAACAAATATAAGCGCTAAAGCGAAACATGAAATCATACAAGCCATCCAAGAAATCTGTACTGACCTCTCACACAGCAACAATCACATAATACTTACATGGGTCCCTTCCCATCAAGGCATATCAGGAAATGAAAAAGCAGATAGTATGGCCAAAAAAGCAACAACTGACCCAGAAAccgaaattaaaaaacaaatcccTTTTAAAGACcttctaaaatcaatttatgtCACCGAAGAAGAAGAATGGAACAGGATATGGACCACGAGCAATAGAACAAAAATACATAGCACTCTCAACTTGAACAGAAAAAATAGGTCAATTTTATCAAGACTCAGAATAGGATACGCAATAATCACTCATGAACACCTTCTAAAAAGGACCGAATCAACTTTTTGCAGTACTTACTACCTGAGAATAACAACACATCTGCTATACAAATGCCGAAGATACCAAACAGAAAAACTCAAATACACACTAGACCCAGTCACCGCTCTAACATCAGAGGATCACATTAGAAACACAGTAAATTACCCGAAAGAAACCCAACTGTACAACAAAATTTAG